Proteins encoded within one genomic window of Solanum stenotomum isolate F172 unplaced genomic scaffold, ASM1918654v1 scaffold23477, whole genome shotgun sequence:
- the LOC125851213 gene encoding probable indole-3-pyruvate monooxygenase YUCCA10 yields the protein MVYTAMLLLKYLPISLVDTVIAKYTKFKFGNLAELGIPQPEEGPFSFKISKGRSPVIDVGAIDKIKLGQIKVLPGISDIKEHTVVFDNGDEHQFDAIIFVTGYKNIATKWLKDYSSIFLEDGTLINWKGENGLYCAGFSKRGIAGISMDAIAIANDIKTVRGNKI from the exons ATGGTGTACACTGCAATGTTGTTACTAAAATATTTACCAATATCTTTGGTTGATACTGTAATTGCAAAGTACACAAAATTTAAGTTCGGAAATTTAGCAGAATTAGGAATACCCCAACCAGAAGAAGGCCcattttcctttaaaatatcaaaaggtAGATCCCCAGTAATTGATGTTGGTGCTATTGACAAGATTAAACTTGGACAGATTAAG GTGCTTCCTGGAATATCGGACATAAAGGAACATACAGTAGTGTTTGACAATGGAGATGAACATCAATTTGACGCAATCATTTTTGTTACTGGATACAAGAATATTGCTACCAAGTGGCTAAAG GACTATAGCTCAATATTCCTTGAAGATGGCACATTGATAAATTGGAAAGGAGAGAATGGGCTCTACTGTGCTGGATTTTCAAAAAGAGGGATTGCTGGTATTTCAATGGATGCTATAGCTATTGCCAATGATATTAAGACTGTTAGAGGCAacaaaatttag